The following nucleotide sequence is from Gymnodinialimonas phycosphaerae.
TTTCAGGACGTCGTAGGCCTCATTCGCTTCTTTGAACTGAGATTCGGCTTCCGGATTGTCGGAGTTGCGGTCGGGGTGAAGTTCTTTCGCCTTCTTGCGATAGCCCTTCTTGATCTCATCAGCGCTCGCGCCTTTAGAGACGCCAAGCACCTCGTAATAATCGCGTTTTGCCATGGTTTTTTCTTTCGGTAACGCGAACGCCCGGCCGGAAATCTATCCGGCCGGGCGAACGGGGTTACAGGAGATCAGCCGCGCTTGCGGTCGTCGTCGAGGTCTTCGAAATCGGCATCGACGATGTCTTCGTCCACACCGCGTTCTTCTTCCTCGGGGGCGTCGCCACCTTCTGCGGCTTCGGCTTTCTCAGCCTCGGCCTTGTAGATCGCTTCACCCAGACGCATCGCTGCTTCGGTCACGTTCTGGATGCCGCCCTTGATCTTGGCGGTGTCGTCGGTTTCCAGCGTTTCCTTCAGCGCGTTCAAGGCCAGCTCGATCGCCTCGACGGTAGAGGCGTCGACCTTTTCGCCATGCTCTTCCAGCGACTTCTCGGTCGAATGCACAAGGCTTTCGGCCTGGTTGCGGGTTTCGACAAGGTCCTTCTTGTCCTTGTCGGCTTCCGCATTCTCTTCGGCTTCGCGGACCATCTTTTCGATGTCCTCGTCGGACAGACCGCCCGACGCCTGAATCGTGATCTGCTGTTCCTTGCCGGTGCCCTTGTCCTTGGCGCCCACGGACACGATGCCGTTGGCATCGATGTCGAAGGTCACTTCGATCTGCGGCACGCCGCGCGGAGCGGGTGGGATGCCTTCAAGGTTGAACTGGCCAAGGATCTTGTTGTCAGCGGCCATCTCACGTTCGCCCTGGAACACACGCAGGGTCACGGCGCTTTGGTTGTCGTCCGCCGTCGAGAAGATCTGCGATTTCTTCGTCGGGATCGTGGTGTTGCGGTCGATCAGGCGCGTGAACACACCGCCGAGGGTTTCAATACCCATCGACAGAGGCGTCACGTCCAGCAGGACCACGTCTTTCACGTCGCCTTGCAGAACACCGGCTTGAATGGCGGCACCAAGGGCCACGACCTCATCAGGGTTCACGCCTTTGTGGGGCTCTTTCCCGAAGAACTTGGTCACTTCCTCGATCACCTTGGGCATCCGGGTCATACCGCCGACCAGAACGACTTCGTCGATCTCGGACTTGCTGAGGCCCGCGTCTTTCAACGCAGCGGCACAGGGCTTGATGGAGGCCTTGATCAGATCGCTCACGAGGCTTTCCAGCTTCGCACGGGTCAGTTTCATGACCATGTGCAGCGGCTGGCCGTTGGAGCCCATGGAGATGAACGGTTGGTTGATCTCGGTCTGCGAGGCAGAGGAAAGTT
It contains:
- the dnaK gene encoding molecular chaperone DnaK; this translates as MAKVIGIDLGTTNSCVAIMDGSQPRVIENAEGARTTPSIVAFTDDERLAGQSAKRQAVTNPENTIFGVKRLIGRRINDEHLEKDKKNLPFKIVDGGNGDAWVEAKGEKYSPSQISAFILQKMKETAESYLGEDVTQAVITVPAYFNDAQRQATKDAGKIAGLEVLRIINEPTAAALAYGLDKKETRTIAVYDLGGGTFDVTILEIDDGLFEVKSTNGDTFLGGEDFDMRIVNYLAEEFKKENQVDLTADKMALQRLKEAAEKAKIELSSASQTEINQPFISMGSNGQPLHMVMKLTRAKLESLVSDLIKASIKPCAAALKDAGLSKSEIDEVVLVGGMTRMPKVIEEVTKFFGKEPHKGVNPDEVVALGAAIQAGVLQGDVKDVVLLDVTPLSMGIETLGGVFTRLIDRNTTIPTKKSQIFSTADDNQSAVTLRVFQGEREMAADNKILGQFNLEGIPPAPRGVPQIEVTFDIDANGIVSVGAKDKGTGKEQQITIQASGGLSDEDIEKMVREAEENAEADKDKKDLVETRNQAESLVHSTEKSLEEHGEKVDASTVEAIELALNALKETLETDDTAKIKGGIQNVTEAAMRLGEAIYKAEAEKAEAAEGGDAPEEEERGVDEDIVDADFEDLDDDRKRG